The Leguminivora glycinivorella isolate SPB_JAAS2020 chromosome 17, LegGlyc_1.1, whole genome shotgun sequence genome has a window encoding:
- the LOC125235621 gene encoding LOW QUALITY PROTEIN: zinc finger protein 184-like (The sequence of the model RefSeq protein was modified relative to this genomic sequence to represent the inferred CDS: inserted 1 base in 1 codon) produces the protein MDQGTATTATTASMNSEGYPVLLLPKKCTTLETNCEVSDNVFIELNISSPDTEGNEMCIYTGFCNVKLIDSYDMNLCHKTKENGPSEYNDNDLISVLVDESGNQIADYNQSQVWIDPARSPFVYNHYDTDQQGHYSIYHNTRTNHIRVEQHNTYITQNVYNYNKEPPTYPTDIFEHKKFRKVQVSESSTQQNTTDPNFNLYEEDEFECGVFLSQLPEEILQEKENRVREEQKYIGIPSENEALKQLMSSDIQSSTKQRKTILFLGHDSHYGQTIQKIAMNDPYLVCSVKEECNSQVVYEEPDYSNPSQKKYQCDKCKQIFDQIIEFRQHMVGDHISPRTYDGRTVGEIKFLCTECGKNIKSQKKFEQHCMSHGDPELECSKCHKVFASKFTLRAHNKIHSRKYGCVYCSKTYSKADGLRTHVAKIHCVFMCEHCDFKSNKRNDLKEHEKEHNVSDFETLSALDDSCESDIIQLKPEVTEKSDLDLKYDDGHEENCVRDEDIRRADSVIAKVMSNEIFGSKGKPRQYRKCNKVCDVCLKIFDRIGDLKRHLIEHIIKSTLDKIPVSRNGTXNIQCEVCQAETFTKVDRYKAHLREHAKLTIYKCTFCDKSFSDSSNFSKHKKIHGTTYLQCDLCARKFNSKRMLIQHMEYHNKNDPIPCQFCHKIFHFESMLNKHIKCAHANTLNKFKCRFCCNYFKTLKEKWDHEWSIHNVRKMIVDCLICDSKFRKYTELKRHCSIVHNVEIPPAKKLLPK, from the exons ATGGACCAAGGTACCGCCACTACCGCCACTACCGCCAGTATGAATTCGGAAGGTTACCCTGTTCTGCTGTTGCCAAAAAAGTGCACTACCTTAGAAACCAACTGTGAAGTCTCCGATAATGTATTTATTGAGTTGAATATTTCATCTCCTGATACTGAAGGGAATGAAATGTGTATTTATACAGGTTTCTGCAATGTGAAGTTGATAGACAGTTACGATATGAATCTATGCCATAAGACTAAGGAAAATGGTCCGTCGGAGTATAACGATAATGACCTAATTTCTGTGTTAGTTGATGAGTCTGGTAACCAGATAGCTGATTATAATCAGAGTCAAGTATGGATAGATCCGGCTAGGAGTCCATTTGTGTATAATCACTATGACACGGATCAGCAAGGGCATTACTCAATCTACCACAACACTAGAACGAATCACATAAGAGTGGAACAACACAACACTTACATCACTCAAAatgtgtataattataataaagagCCTCCAACATACCCGACAGACATATTTGAGCATAAAAAGTTCCGTAAAGTTCAGGTCAGTGAATCTAGTACCCAGCAGAATACCACGGACCCTAACTTCAACTTGTATGAAGAAGATGAGTTCGAGTGTGGTGTGTTTTTATCGCAACTACCTGAGGAGATCTTACAGGAGAAAGAGAATAGAGTTAGAGAGGAACAGAAATACATTGGTATACCAAGTGAGAACGAAGCATTGAAGCAACTGATGTCATCGGACATTCAGTCTTCTACGAAGCAGCGGAAGACTATATTGTTCCTAGGCCATGATTCTCATTACGGACAGACTATACAGAAGATTGCTATGAATGATCCGTATTTGGTGTGTTCAGTGAAAGAGGAATGCAATTCACAGGTTGTGTATG AAGAGCCCGACTACAGCAACCCAAGTCAGAAGAAATACCAGTGCGACAAATGCAAGCAGATCTTCGATCAGATCATAGAGTTCAGGCAGCACATGGTTGGAGACCACATCAGCCCCAG AACCTACGACGGCAGAACAGTAGGCGAGATCAAATTCCTCTGCACGGAATGCGGCAAAAATATCAAATCGCAAAAGAAATTCGAGCAGCACTGCATGTCGCACGGCGACCCAGAGCTAGAATGCAGCAAGTGCCACAAAGTATTCGCCTCAAAATTCACCTTGCGCGCACACAACAAGATCCACTCTCGGAAATACGGATGCGTGTATTGCTCTAAGACTTATTCTAAGGCAGATGGATTGAGAACTCATGTGGCTAAGATACATTGTGTGTTCATGTGTGAACATTGTGattttaaaagtaataaaagGAATGATTTGAAGGAGCATGAGAAGGAACATAATGTGTCGGATTTTGAAACTTTGAGCGCTTTGGATGATTCTTGTGAGTCAG ATATTATTCAGCTAAAGCCGGAGGTGACAGAGAAGTCAGATTTGGATCTAAAATACGACGATGGCCACGAAGAGAACTGTGTGAGGGACGAGGATATCCGCAGGGCGGACTCTGTCATAGCTAAGGTTATGTCCAACGAGATTTTTGGATCCAAGGGGAAGCCGCGGCAGTACAGGAAGTGCAATAAG GTATGCGACGTCTGCCTAAAAATCTTCGACCGCATTGGCGACCTAAAGCGACATCTGATCGAGCACATCATTAAGAGCACCCTGGACAAAATACCGGTCAGCAGGAACGGAA TAAACATACAGTGCGAGGTCTGCCAAGCGGAGACCTTCACTAAAGTCGACAG GTACAAAGCGCACCTCCGCGAGCACGCCAAACTGACCATCTACAAGTGCACATTCTGCGACAAATCGTTCAGTGACTCCAGCAACTTCTCCAAACACAAGAAAATCCACGGCACCACCTACCTGCAGTGCGACCTCTGCGCCCGCAAGTTCAACTCCAAACGAATGCTTATACAACACATGGAGTACCACAATAAAAACGACCCGATCCCCTGCCAATTCTGCCACAAAATCTTCCACTTCGAATCCATGCTCAACAAACATATCAAATGCGCACACGCGAACACCCTAAACAAATTCAAGTGCCGATTCTGCTGTAACTACTTCAAAACTCTAAAAGAAAAGTGGGACCACGAATGGTCCATACATAATGTGAGGAAGATGATCGTCGATTGTTTAATCTGCGATTCAAAGTTTAGGAAGTACACTGAGTTAAAAAGGCATTGCTCTATTGTACATAATGTTGAGATACCGCCCGCTAAAAAGCTTTTGCCGAAGTAG